One Kallotenue papyrolyticum genomic window carries:
- a CDS encoding Eco57I restriction-modification methylase domain-containing protein: MSYATITTEGGLLPADLLDQIAAGEVAGQQPRDFGLPATSRLSDEIAAAWGEARAYWNATQQSLARLRPDESTTRPARRWITALLEALGYRELIPTPTAARVESRTYAISHRAGRDESAPPVHIEGFGVDLDRRAPGGRPRLSPHALVQEYLNSTEHLWGIVTNGERLRLLRDSSQISRPRYVEFDLRGMFEGEKFNEFALMYRLLHRSRLPQSDADAATCLLEQYHQQAIQSGGRVRERLREGVEVALKTLGNGLLQHPYNAALRQKLQSGQLGALDYYRQLLRLVYRLLFLMVAEERGLIAVSDDIDDPFSPLHYRAPRDERLRIYLDYYSVSRLRRLAEAPGAGRAPYDDLWLGLLTTFRLLEGSDEQGARLLGLTPLNGDLFGEHAIRDLLDTRLRNDALLKAIHALSLYRDPQSRIQRRVNYAALDVEELGSVYESLLDYRPVVMALTPSAARPLLSQDGRGAGGEGLTFDLVAGTERKTTGSYYTHPSLVQELIRSALEPVIAERLRGIAASVSKTPQKHGGTEDPNESPRLRDSVVKQKEAALLSIKVCDPACGSGHFLLAAARRLGRELARIRSGEDQPTPGAYRQAVRDVIAHCIYGVDLNPLAVDLCKLALWIEGHNAGMPLSFLDHHIKWGNSLVGASAALVAQGIPDGAYKPVSGDDTAIAAALRKRNRQERDAWLKHRAVQQTLFATDEHADTRAQLAQALRDLEAQPDTTVAAIRAKAQRYAELQTLVDAERTRYHLWTAAFFQPLTAEHAALVPTTGTLIEHERAPKQLDDPRVAAAYALAREVGFFHWELEFPLVFHDAAQQASDAPQRYRGTQDSKGGFDVVLGNPPWERIKLQEEEFFTSHDQQIANAPNKAARARLIQELPKTNPVLATLFARAKHRAEAQSRFVRASGRFPLTAVGDVNTYALFAEHARDLLNDRGRAGIIVPTGIATDDSTKAFFGDVSQRCQLVSLFDFENREAIFPDVHRSYKFCLLTLGTTAQSTRFSFFLTDPRQVEDRRRVFELTAEEIALLNPNTRTVPVFRTRTDAELTTKIYRRVPVLVHESNHKGTKDTKEDPKENLRDLRASVVNPGNPWGVSFMRMFDMSNDSHLFHTAPGADRLPLYEAKLLHQFTHRWATYEHGAVRELTPEELADSTCTITPRYWVDRAEVEARLAGRWSRRWLLGFRDIARATDERTAIFSLLPRVAVGHTSPLIFLEHARVVEYLCFLATVNSITFDFATRQKLGGTHLTFTVLNQLPVLPPTAFSAEDIAFIVPRVLELVYTAWDMRPFAEDVWAELDASARALVLARWKANHKDTKHTKETHNESSCPLCLCGDYDLSPFTWHEERRAVIRAELDARIARLYGLNRDELRYILDPQEVMGEDFPSETFRVLKEKELRQYGEYRTRRLVLEAWDRENGS; the protein is encoded by the coding sequence ATGAGCTACGCAACGATCACCACCGAGGGCGGGCTGCTCCCCGCCGACCTGCTCGACCAGATCGCCGCCGGCGAGGTGGCCGGCCAGCAGCCGCGCGACTTCGGGTTGCCCGCCACCAGCCGCCTCAGCGACGAGATCGCCGCTGCCTGGGGCGAGGCGCGCGCCTATTGGAATGCCACCCAGCAGTCGCTCGCCCGCCTGCGTCCCGACGAGTCGACCACGCGCCCGGCGCGCCGCTGGATCACGGCGCTGCTCGAAGCGCTGGGCTACCGCGAGCTGATCCCCACGCCCACCGCCGCACGTGTCGAAAGCCGCACCTATGCCATTTCGCATCGTGCCGGTCGCGATGAGAGCGCGCCGCCGGTGCATATCGAGGGCTTCGGCGTCGATCTCGACCGGCGCGCGCCCGGCGGGCGGCCCCGGCTCTCGCCACACGCGCTGGTGCAGGAATACCTCAACAGCACCGAACACCTGTGGGGCATCGTCACCAACGGCGAGCGCCTGCGCCTGCTGCGCGACTCTTCGCAGATCTCGCGTCCCCGCTATGTCGAGTTCGATCTGCGCGGCATGTTCGAGGGCGAAAAGTTCAACGAGTTCGCGCTGATGTATCGCCTGCTGCACCGCTCACGCCTGCCGCAGAGCGACGCCGATGCCGCCACCTGCCTGCTCGAACAGTACCACCAACAGGCGATCCAGAGCGGTGGCCGCGTGCGCGAACGGCTGCGCGAAGGCGTGGAGGTGGCGCTCAAAACGCTGGGCAACGGCCTGCTCCAGCATCCCTACAACGCGGCGCTGCGCCAGAAGCTGCAGAGCGGCCAGCTGGGCGCGCTGGACTACTACCGCCAGTTGTTGCGGCTAGTCTATCGCCTCCTGTTTCTGATGGTCGCCGAAGAGCGCGGTTTGATCGCCGTCAGCGACGATATCGATGATCCCTTCTCGCCGCTGCACTACCGCGCGCCGCGCGACGAACGCCTGCGCATCTACCTCGACTACTACAGCGTGTCGCGCCTGCGACGCCTGGCCGAAGCCCCCGGCGCGGGCCGCGCTCCCTACGACGATCTCTGGCTGGGCCTGCTGACCACCTTCCGCCTGCTGGAGGGCAGCGATGAGCAGGGCGCGCGCCTGCTGGGCCTCACACCGCTCAACGGCGATCTGTTCGGCGAACACGCCATCCGCGATCTGCTCGACACACGCCTGCGCAACGATGCGCTGCTGAAGGCGATCCACGCGCTCTCGCTCTACCGCGATCCGCAGAGCCGCATCCAGCGGCGCGTCAACTACGCCGCGCTCGATGTCGAAGAGCTGGGCAGCGTCTATGAGTCGTTGCTGGACTATCGGCCGGTCGTGATGGCCCTCACCCCGTCCGCTGCGCGGCCACTCCTCTCCCAAGATGGGAGAGGGGCCGGGGGTGAGGGTCTCACCTTCGATCTCGTCGCCGGGACGGAGCGCAAGACAACCGGCTCGTACTACACCCATCCGTCGCTGGTCCAGGAGCTGATCCGGAGCGCGCTGGAGCCGGTGATCGCCGAGCGGCTGCGCGGAATTGCAGCTTCCGTATCCAAGACGCCACAGAAACACGGAGGCACGGAGGATCCAAACGAATCTCCGCGTCTCCGTGACTCCGTGGTGAAACAAAAGGAAGCCGCGCTGCTGTCGATCAAGGTGTGCGATCCGGCCTGCGGCTCCGGCCACTTCCTGCTGGCGGCAGCCCGGCGGCTGGGCCGCGAGCTGGCGCGCATCCGCAGCGGCGAGGATCAGCCCACCCCGGGCGCCTACCGCCAGGCGGTGCGTGACGTGATCGCCCACTGTATCTACGGCGTCGATCTCAACCCGCTGGCGGTGGACCTGTGTAAGCTGGCGCTGTGGATCGAGGGTCACAACGCCGGCATGCCGCTCTCGTTCCTCGACCATCACATCAAATGGGGCAACAGCCTGGTCGGCGCGAGTGCGGCGCTGGTCGCCCAGGGCATCCCCGACGGCGCCTATAAGCCGGTCAGCGGCGACGATACAGCCATCGCCGCCGCGCTGCGCAAGCGCAACCGGCAGGAACGCGACGCCTGGCTGAAACATCGCGCTGTACAGCAAACGCTCTTTGCCACCGACGAGCATGCCGATACCCGCGCGCAACTGGCACAAGCGCTGCGCGATCTCGAAGCACAGCCCGATACAACCGTCGCCGCTATTCGCGCCAAAGCCCAGCGCTACGCCGAGCTGCAAACGTTGGTGGATGCCGAGCGGACGCGCTACCATCTGTGGACCGCCGCCTTCTTCCAGCCGCTCACCGCCGAACACGCGGCACTCGTCCCGACCACGGGCACGCTGATCGAGCATGAACGCGCGCCCAAACAGCTTGATGATCCGCGCGTCGCCGCCGCCTATGCCCTGGCCCGCGAGGTGGGCTTCTTCCATTGGGAGCTGGAGTTTCCGCTGGTGTTTCATGACGCAGCACAGCAGGCGAGTGATGCACCACAGAGATACAGAGGCACGCAGGATTCAAAGGGCGGTTTTGATGTTGTGCTCGGCAATCCGCCGTGGGAGCGCATCAAGCTTCAGGAAGAGGAGTTCTTCACTTCGCACGATCAGCAGATCGCCAATGCGCCCAACAAAGCTGCGCGCGCGCGACTGATCCAGGAGCTGCCCAAGACCAATCCCGTCTTGGCCACCCTGTTTGCACGGGCCAAGCACCGCGCCGAAGCACAGAGCCGCTTTGTACGCGCGTCAGGGCGTTTCCCACTGACAGCGGTCGGCGATGTCAACACCTACGCACTCTTTGCCGAACACGCGCGCGATCTGCTCAACGATCGCGGACGCGCAGGCATCATCGTGCCGACCGGCATCGCGACCGATGACTCGACCAAGGCGTTCTTCGGTGATGTGAGTCAGCGGTGTCAGCTGGTGAGTCTGTTTGACTTCGAGAATCGTGAGGCGATCTTCCCCGACGTGCATCGTAGCTATAAGTTCTGCTTGCTCACACTCGGCACCACGGCGCAGTCCACACGCTTCAGCTTCTTTCTGACCGACCCGCGCCAGGTGGAGGATCGGCGCCGCGTCTTCGAGCTGACGGCGGAGGAGATCGCGCTACTCAATCCCAACACGCGCACCGTGCCGGTCTTCCGCACGCGCACCGACGCCGAATTGACAACGAAGATCTACCGCCGCGTGCCAGTGCTGGTGCATGAGTCGAACCACAAAGGCACAAAGGACACAAAGGAAGATCCGAAAGAGAATCTTCGTGACCTTCGTGCCTCTGTGGTGAACCCCGGCAATCCCTGGGGTGTGTCGTTCATGCGCATGTTCGATATGTCCAACGACAGCCACCTGTTCCACACCGCGCCCGGCGCGGATCGGCTGCCGCTGTACGAGGCCAAACTGCTGCACCAGTTCACCCACCGCTGGGCAACCTACGAGCACGGCGCTGTCCGCGAACTGACGCCGGAGGAGTTGGCCGATTCCACCTGCACGATCACGCCGCGCTATTGGGTGGATCGCGCCGAGGTTGAGGCGCGGCTGGCCGGACGGTGGAGTCGGAGGTGGTTGTTGGGGTTTCGAGATATTGCCCGCGCAACAGACGAGCGCACGGCGATCTTCAGCCTGCTGCCGCGCGTGGCGGTGGGACATACCTCGCCACTCATTTTTCTTGAACATGCCCGTGTAGTCGAGTATCTCTGCTTTTTGGCAACAGTGAATAGCATAACCTTCGATTTCGCTACCCGACAAAAACTGGGTGGAACTCACCTTACATTCACGGTACTAAACCAACTCCCCGTCCTACCACCCACCGCCTTCAGCGCGGAGGACATCGCCTTCATTGTGCCGCGCGTGCTGGAGCTGGTGTACACGGCGTGGGATATGCGTCCCTTTGCGGAGGATGTGTGGGCGGAGCTGGATGCGTCGGCACGGGCGCTGGTGCTGGCGCGCTGGAAAGCGAACCACAAAGACACAAAGCACACAAAGGAGACTCATAATGAATCTTCGTGTCCTTTGTGCCTTTGTGGTGACTACGATCTCTCTCCCTTCACGTGGCACGAGGAGCGGCGCGCCGTCATCCGCGCCGAGCTGGACGCGCGCATCGCCCGGCTGTACGGCCTCAACCGCGACGAGCTGCGCTATATCCTCGACCCGCAGGAGGTGATGGGCGAGGACTTCCCCAGCGAAACCTTCCGCGTGCTGAAGGAGAAGGAATTGCGGCAGTACGGCGAGTATCGCACCCGGCGACTGGTGCTGGAAGCGTGGGATCGGGAGAACGGGAGCTAA